The DNA segment TGAGAAGGGTTTAAGAAAGCTTGTCTGGGAGCGGGACCGGAGGGTGGTCAATAAGAACCTTATCCCCTATCTTGAGTCCGGGGAGTCGCTCACGATGCTTGGTTTCAGGTCGGGGGATCAGATCTGGACTCCTACCGATAATCGCAATATAAGGGAGATACTGGTAAGGGATATTCTTCCTTTTGCCACATTTGCCCTCTCCCTCTATCTGGGCATAATGACCCTCAAAAACGACAACTAAACCATAACTTAACCAGAGGTATCTTGTGAGTTTCACAACCCAGTCAAATCAGAACAACATGAGCAGGCAACTGGATCACTATATTCATCTGCTTCAGCGCAAATGGTGGTTTGTGCTTCCTGTAACCGCTGCTGTCATAATTATCTATGCTCTGGCGGTAAACAAGCTTGGTATCTCCAGGCCAAAACTGGATGCTACGGCGATACTTCAGTTCGATGATCCGGATGAGCTAAGCAGCGTGCAGGAGAGGGTGGTACTGGAGTCTGATGCCAAGGCGGTGCTGGTAAGGAGCAGGTCGTTTCTGGAGGGGATAGTAAGGAAGCTCTCTTTGCAACTTGAGGTCTCCCGTTACAGCCGCTCGGAGATTTTCGACTCAGTGTGGGTGGGTATCGATGCCCCAATCGGAGATTATGAGTTCAGGCCCAAAGGAGACTCCTATTCTCTCCTCTTTACAGACAGGATGAGTGCAAAAACCAGGATTGCATCGGGGGAGATTTCCACCCTTAAGGAAACATCTCTTCCCGGATTGACACTTCTCTGGTCCCAAGACTTTCTCTCCGGTCCCAGGAGAATCAAATTCAGAGTTCTTCGTACCCGTGATGCTATCGATAGAATAGTGGATAATCTCACCGTAAAGACCTCCGGCAAGGATTTTACTATCATGTCAGTCTCCCTTTCCGGAAGGGACTACGAGATGATCACCAACACGGTAAACGCCATAGCGCAGGATTTTGTTGAGGAGAATTCAAATACCAAGAGGAGCAGGAAGGGCGAGGTGATGGAGTTACTGGAGAAGCAGCTTGAGACGGCGCGTCGGGAGATGGTGGCGGCTGAGGCTAATCTCCGGAAGTTCCGGGAAGCAAACCCCACGGTGGGGCTTCCCGATGCCTTCTCTCCTCCTGTGACTATTCTTGACTTAAAAGAGACCGAGGCGGAACTCAAGTCGGCACTTCTTCAGGCCCGCGGTCTTCAGGACCGCTACAGGATTACCATTGACACGATGCGTATACCTGTGCTTAACGAGATGATCTCCTTTTTAAACCGGTATCAGACCGGTACAGCCGAGGCACTGGGTTCGGAGCTTCAGGGATTGATCGAGGAGAGCAGAAGGCTCAGGGATCAGTACTCTCCCTTGCATCCGATTGTAACACAGCACAGAGAGGATGTGCGGAATTTCGGCACCAAGGTGACCTCTGCGCTTTACGATTTAATGAATCAGCTAAGCAGAAGGATCAGTGAGAACAACACCCGGATCGATAAGATCAACAGCGAAATAGCAAAACTTCCCTCAAAGGAACTTCACCTCTCAAACCTTCAGAGAAAATACGAGGTAAACTCGGAAATCTACGCCAATGTGCTGACCCGGTATAACGAGGCCAAGATAGCCAGGGCCATGGAGGTAGGTGATGTTTATGTGGTTGACCTTGCTGTGGTTCCCGAGGGATCATCTGATCCCAAGGCTCTTTTTGTGCTTGTAGGCATGGGGCTTTTTCTGGGGCTTTTAGCGGGTGTGGGGCCGGTATTGGTGGTGGACTTTTTTGATCAGACTGCCCGTACTGAGAAGGATCTGCGCAGAATGACCGATCTTCTTATCCTCGAGGCGGTGCCTGTCAAGGGCTGCTGGGGAAAAGGAAGGGGGACCATAGAGGAGAAGTGTATAGATACAAAGCTTGTGGCCCCGGATTATTCTCAGAACTATGTTGATGAAACCTACCGTTCCTTAAGGACAAAGATCCTTTTGAGTTTGCATGAGGAGAAGAGAAAGAGGATCATAATAACCAGTTTGAACATGGGTGAGGGGAAATCATTTACAGCCGCAAATCTGGCGATCACCATGGCTCAGCAGCGTATCCCTACCCTTCTTCTTGACGGAGACCTGAGACGCGGCATTCAGCATCTGCACTTTGGTCTGGAGAAACAGCCCGGACTCTCAAATATTCTTTCTGACTCATCTCCTCTGAGTGCCTCTTATCTTCAGCCCTCTATACAGAGCAGTCACATAAATTATCTCTCCATCATAGGAAGCGGCAGTACTGTTCCCAACTCAGCGGAGCTTATAAACTCTCTCCGTTTCAGGGAGCTTCTGGAGATTTTATCAGATAATTTCGAGATGATTATCATGGACACTCCGCCTGTGGCGGTCACCACCGATGCTGTGGGGGTACAGGATGTTATACACAAGTATATGTTTGTGGTGCGGGCAGGTCATACCAATATCTCTGAGCTTAACAGAAAGATAAAGGAATTTCCCGGACTGCGTAAAAAGGTTCTGGGTCTTATTTTTAACGGCGCCCCTTACCGTCGTACCGAATACTATCAGTACGCAAGTTACAAATACTGATACCATGTGCGGCATAACAGGCATTTTTCATCCCGACCCCCTCTTCCCCATCCCCTCCTCGATCCTGCATCGGATGAGCAGGATTTTAAATCACAGGGGACCTGACGATGAGGGGTATTATATCGGAGAGGGCGTGGGGCTTGGACAGCAGCGCCTGAGTATCATAGATCTTGCCGGTGGGAAGCAGCCTGTACAGAATGAAAACGGGAAGCTCCAGGTAATTTTCAACGGGGAGATTTTCAACTACATTGAGCTTACCGCATCACTGAAATCCCGGGGGCATAGATTCTCAACCAGAAGCGACACAGAGGTGCTGGTACATCTTTACGAAGATTTCGGTGAGAAGTTTGTCGAACATCTTAACGGTCAATTTGCGATCGCACTGTGGGACAGCGAAAAAAGGGAACTGATTCTGGCCAGAGACAGGGTGGGAATCCGTCCACTTTTTTATACCCGTCTAAGTGACGGAGTATTTCTGTTTGGTTCAGAGATTAAATCCATTTTTGCTTATCCCGGTATAACTCCTCAGTTTGATCCTCTGGGGCTTGAGCAGGTTTTCTCTTTGTGGGTTCCGGTTCCCCCCCGCACGGTGTTCAGTGGTGTAAAGGAGCTTCTGCCAGGTCATATACTGAGAGTCAGTGCAGATGGGGAGCAGTTGCGAAGATACTGGAGACTTGAGTTTCCGGATAGAGGTGGCTATGAGCGCAGGTCTTTTGATTTTTACCAGAAGAGACTTGAGGAGTTACTCTATGATGCGGTAAGGATTCGTTTGCGGGCAGATGTTCCGGTGGCTGCATATTTAAGCGGAGGGCTTGACTCCTCCATAATTTCCACTCTTGTCAAGAAGCATCATAACAGCAACCTGATAACCTTTTCAATCTCATTTAAGGATCACAGGTTTGATGAGACAAGTTTTCAGCAGGCGATGGTGGGTTTTCTCGGTACCGATCATCGCTCTATTGAGATCGGGTATGATAGTATAGGAAGACTTTTTCCGGAGGTTGTCTGGTTTTCCGAGATTCCGATGATACGTACTGCTCCTGCACCCCTTCTGGCCCTGGCTGAGCTGGTGAGAAAGAACGATATAAAGGTGGTTTTGACAGGTGAAGGTGCGGATGAGATGTTCGGGGGTTATAATATTTTCAAGGAAAATAAGATCAGGCGGTTCTGGGCAAGATTTCCAGATTCCCGCATTCGTCCGCTGCTGCTTCTTGATCTCTATCCTTACATTACTCCCGGTGAACAGAAGAACCGTTTCTGGCAGTTGTTTTTCAGAAAGGGGCTGACAGACACCTCCAACCCCTGTTATTCGCATCTTCTGCGATGGGTAAATACCTCCAGAATAAAGCGGTTCTTTACAGAGCAATACCGAAGTGCTTTTGATGAGCAGCAGAATGTGATGGAGCAGGTTGTTTCCTTTATGGATCCTGAGATTTTCAGGTGGGATCCGCTTTGCCAGGCACAATACCTGGAGATCTCTCTTTTCATGTCGGGTTATCTTCTCTCTTCCCAGGGTGACAGGATGATGATGGGGCGGTCTGTGGAGGGGCGCTTTCCTTTTCTTGACTACAGGGTTATAGAGTTTGCGGCCACTGTGCCTCCGGAGTATAAGCTCAATGGGATGAACGAGAAATATATTCTGAAAAAAACCTATGGGAGTCAAATCCCGGAGTCGGTGGTTAAGAGATCCAAGCAGCCTTACAGGGCTCCTGTTTCCCAGTGTTTTGTCTCAGACAGTGATTCTCTGCCATCGCGTGTTATATCCCCTTCATCAATAGCCCAGGCAGGGATTTTTGACCCGCAGAGGGTATCGCTTCTATTGGAGAAGGTAAAGAGTAATCCCGGGCAGATCAGTGCTGTTGACGACATGGCAGTAGCGGCTATAGACTCCACCCAGCTTCTTTACCATTATTTCATCTCAGAATTGACATAGTGATTTCACTTTTTTCTGGATCATCTATCTGGCAGAATCTTTGCAGTTAATATTATAGGGGGGGGGTTCCACATGCCCTGCAAAGTGAATGCTGGTTTCTATTTAACAGAAGAGGTGGATTTTCGGGATGTTTCCCTGGCTTTTTGCTTTAATTCTGATAATTTCAACAGTACTTCTTTTGCGATGGCTATTACTGGTACTTTACAGGTACAGATGGGCTATCAACTCGATACCTCACACCCGCGGCGGTTTTTCCAAAGTTCAGGATACTACTAATATTTATGTGATGATCTGTGATCACTACCAGCCTTTCTGGAGTGATGTATCTCAGGAGATAGCCGAGCACAGAGTAGTCACATGGTGCAGGGAGTATCCCCGTGCGGCGCGAAAGCACACTGATTGTCGCGGGAGGCATCCGGTTCACACCTTTTTCTATTCCGAGGGGGATTACAAGCCTCAGTTCGTGGATTCTCTTTTCAAACTTAACAAAGAGGGAATCGGTGATGTGGAGATACTTATAGCGCATCAGCATGATACCCCTTTGAACTTCAAGCGTAAGATAGAGGAATTCAGGGATGTTCTGTTTTATCATCACGGGTTGCTCAGGAAAGATTCACATGGCCAGATAACTTATGGATTCATTCATGGTTACGGTGCACTCAACAACAGCCGTCCGGACCAGAGATGGTGCGGAGTGGATCATGAGATCCCTGTATTAAAGGAGAGCGGCTGTTATGCAGATTTCACTTACCCATCTGCACCGGATATCACTCAGCCTCCTATCATAAACAGCATTTACTTTGCATCTGATATCTCAGGGAGAGCCAGAGCGCATGAGCAGGGATATTATGCAAAGAGAGGGGTCTGGTCGGATAATGATTTACTCATGATACAGGGTCCACTGACACTGAACTGGAGACAGAGGCGTTACGGGTTGCTGCCGATTGTAGAAAACGGATTACTGAGCAGCACATCGAGGTTTTCACCTCAGAGGGCGGATCTCTGGATAAAGAACGGGGTGAGTATTCCCGGACTTCCGAATCATCTGTTTGTAAAGCTTTTTACCCACGGGGCAGTAGATCATACTATCCGGTATTTTTTCCCGGAGGATGGTCTATCTCAGATGTGGAGTTATCTTGAGAGCAAGTATAATGACGGAAAGCGTTACCGGTTATATTATGTTTCTGCCTGGGAGATGTACTCTACGATCAAAGATCTCTGTCTGGAGGAATCGGTGGGCTGTAATAGCAAGAGGGCTGCATAGTTCTCTTGAGCTTAGAGTTGAAATGTACAGTGAGGAAGAGAAAAAAATCAAGATCGATACCGACACCGAAAGGAAATAAACATTTTATTTAAATACCGTAATTCAGGCCATCACACCCGCGTACCGTGACATTTCATTTCTCACCCTTGGCACGAGTCTGGGTGAAACGCTGAGCGATCTTATCCCAGCGTCAAGGAGCTTTGCAGGGATACTTTCCCGGCCTGCCATCTCTCCACAGATTGAGAGCGGTTTTCCTACCTTTTGGGCTGTTTCACTGAGCATCTCAAGCATGTCCCAGAGGACCGGATGCTCGGGATTGTAGTCCTGGGATACGAGTTCATTTGTCCTGTCGATGGCAAAGAGGTACTGGATCAGGTCATTGGAGCCGACACTTCCAAAATCAACCAGTTCGAAGATCCTTGACGCCTGCAGAAATGAACTGGGTATCTCAAACATCGCCCCGAACTCTATCCTTGACATATCACACTCGACACCGGAGAGGAATTCCCTGGAAAGATCAAGGAGTACTTTCTGCTGTGCGGCATCTACCACCATTGGGAAGATAATCTTTATACTGGTCTCAGTGCTCAGACGTCCCAGAGCCCTGATCTGCATCTTAAACACTTCGGGACTTCCGAGCAGAAACCTCGCTCCGCGCCATCCCAGATACGGATTGGATTCTTTTCGTACCCGTAAAAAGGGCAGAGGTTTATCTCCACCGACATCAAGAAGCCTGAAGGTAACAGGTTTGCCTCTCATCATCCTTACAACTTCCCTGTAGTAGGCATACTGTTCTTCTTCGGTGAGCAACCGGTCAGCCTTGATAAACAAAATTTCTGTACGGAACAGCCCTATACCATCAGCACCCACAGCCATGGCATGCTTTACATCTTCCATTGTACTGGTATTGGCGAGAACCTCCATTCCCGCCGGCGTTCCAAGGACACAGACAGCTTCGGATTGGACTGGTTCCACCGGCACTAAAGCTGCAACCAGTTCAGGATCAGGGTTTAAAAACACCTCCCCACTGTCCCCATCAACAAGCATTGTATCTCCGCACTGAGCATAGTTCATCAGTCCTGCGATTCCGGAGACAGAGGGTATGCCAAGGGATCGTGACAGTATTGCGGCATGTGAGGTTATTCCGCCATGTTCTGTGACAAACCCCAGCACCTTTTCCAGATTCATGTTGATCACCATATCAGGGGTGAGTTCCTCTGCTACAATGATCCTGTTTTCTCCTTTAGCGCATTTTGCCTGCCCTTCGCATATAAATCCGCTCTTTTTATTGCTTATTCTGCTCAGCAGCCGTCTGCGGATCTCCCCGATATCTGAGGAGCGTTCCCGCAGATACTGGTTATCGAGGGTAGCGAATTTTTCCTCATATTCACCCAGTACATCGGAGATTGCCCATTCCACATTTTTGCGATCCTCTGCCACCTCCTTTTCTATGGCGGCAATCAGTTTGGGGTCGTTCATGATGTGTTTCTGAGCGAGGAAGATCTCCGCCTCTGTTTTGCCTATGGCATCGGAGACTTCTGATGCAATGCGGTTAAGCTCGTGAGTGCAGAGTACCAGCACCTCATCAAAGCGCTCTAGTTCCTGCTTAACTGCAGCCTCTGAGGAAAGCGGGTACTTGGGGAATGCTTTGAACCGTTCTGCGGAATAGAGACAGACTTTTCCACTAATCCGGCCGGAGTTTATGGACAAACCTTTGAATTTCAACTGTCTTTTCCCGTCGGACTGTTCTATGCTCATGCTGCTTCCTTCCTGTAATCAACCATCCCGGCTCTGCACAGGGAAAAATCGTATTTGACAGGATCCTGCGGGTCAAAAAGACGCAATTTTGCGGTTATCTCCTCAGCCATTTTCCAGTCGGCAGATTTTCTTGAGGTAAGTCCCAGCTTACGGGAGAGTGTTGCGATGTGGGTATCAACCGGAATAATCAGCTTTGATTTGGAAACCTTTTTCCAAATGCCGAAGTCTATAGAGTCATCATCCCTAGTCATCCAGCGTAAAAACATATTGAGCCGTTTGCACGCACTTCCGGATTCAGGAGAAGGCAGCAGATATTCAAAGCTCTTCTTTTTATGACCTGCCAGGGATTCTGCAGACATCTTTATTTGTGATGTGAAGTGATGAAGAGCATCCTTGATTGTGAGACTTTCATCACGAAATGGAGCAATGAACAGGTTTTCCAGAGTCCCATAATGTTTGAGGAGATTGCCTATAGATTCCAGAAGCAAAGCCAGATCAAATCCATCATTGAACCTGTGCTTGAAGCCTGCGAAGAATTTCTGTTTTTCTTTATAGCTGGTTGAGAAGATGAAATTCCTGGTATCCCAGTCGATTTTCCTGAAAACTGAGTAGCAGTGATCGATAATTATTTCAGCTCTTCCATAAGCCAGGACAGAAGCGATGAGTCCACCGATTTCGCGGTCAGAGGCAGTTTTGAATTCATGAACACAGGACAAAGGATCCATTTTAAGATATTCAGGGTGGTGAAATCTATCATAAATTGAATCCAGAAGTGCTTTCAGATCACTCATATCTATAAAGTACGTTA comes from the Fibrobacter sp. genome and includes:
- a CDS encoding TIGR02757 family protein, with product MSDLKALLDSIYDRFHHPEYLKMDPLSCVHEFKTASDREIGGLIASVLAYGRAEIIIDHCYSVFRKIDWDTRNFIFSTSYKEKQKFFAGFKHRFNDGFDLALLLESIGNLLKHYGTLENLFIAPFRDESLTIKDALHHFTSQIKMSAESLAGHKKKSFEYLLPSPESGSACKRLNMFLRWMTRDDDSIDFGIWKKVSKSKLIIPVDTHIATLSRKLGLTSRKSADWKMAEEITAKLRLFDPQDPVKYDFSLCRAGMVDYRKEAA
- the ptsP gene encoding phosphoenolpyruvate--protein phosphotransferase yields the protein MSIEQSDGKRQLKFKGLSINSGRISGKVCLYSAERFKAFPKYPLSSEAAVKQELERFDEVLVLCTHELNRIASEVSDAIGKTEAEIFLAQKHIMNDPKLIAAIEKEVAEDRKNVEWAISDVLGEYEEKFATLDNQYLRERSSDIGEIRRRLLSRISNKKSGFICEGQAKCAKGENRIIVAEELTPDMVINMNLEKVLGFVTEHGGITSHAAILSRSLGIPSVSGIAGLMNYAQCGDTMLVDGDSGEVFLNPDPELVAALVPVEPVQSEAVCVLGTPAGMEVLANTSTMEDVKHAMAVGADGIGLFRTEILFIKADRLLTEEEQYAYYREVVRMMRGKPVTFRLLDVGGDKPLPFLRVRKESNPYLGWRGARFLLGSPEVFKMQIRALGRLSTETSIKIIFPMVVDAAQQKVLLDLSREFLSGVECDMSRIEFGAMFEIPSSFLQASRIFELVDFGSVGSNDLIQYLFAIDRTNELVSQDYNPEHPVLWDMLEMLSETAQKVGKPLSICGEMAGRESIPAKLLDAGIRSLSVSPRLVPRVRNEMSRYAGVMA
- the asnB gene encoding asparagine synthase (glutamine-hydrolyzing); this encodes MCGITGIFHPDPLFPIPSSILHRMSRILNHRGPDDEGYYIGEGVGLGQQRLSIIDLAGGKQPVQNENGKLQVIFNGEIFNYIELTASLKSRGHRFSTRSDTEVLVHLYEDFGEKFVEHLNGQFAIALWDSEKRELILARDRVGIRPLFYTRLSDGVFLFGSEIKSIFAYPGITPQFDPLGLEQVFSLWVPVPPRTVFSGVKELLPGHILRVSADGEQLRRYWRLEFPDRGGYERRSFDFYQKRLEELLYDAVRIRLRADVPVAAYLSGGLDSSIISTLVKKHHNSNLITFSISFKDHRFDETSFQQAMVGFLGTDHRSIEIGYDSIGRLFPEVVWFSEIPMIRTAPAPLLALAELVRKNDIKVVLTGEGADEMFGGYNIFKENKIRRFWARFPDSRIRPLLLLDLYPYITPGEQKNRFWQLFFRKGLTDTSNPCYSHLLRWVNTSRIKRFFTEQYRSAFDEQQNVMEQVVSFMDPEIFRWDPLCQAQYLEISLFMSGYLLSSQGDRMMMGRSVEGRFPFLDYRVIEFAATVPPEYKLNGMNEKYILKKTYGSQIPESVVKRSKQPYRAPVSQCFVSDSDSLPSRVISPSSIAQAGIFDPQRVSLLLEKVKSNPGQISAVDDMAVAAIDSTQLLYHYFISELT
- a CDS encoding polysaccharide biosynthesis tyrosine autokinase: MSFTTQSNQNNMSRQLDHYIHLLQRKWWFVLPVTAAVIIIYALAVNKLGISRPKLDATAILQFDDPDELSSVQERVVLESDAKAVLVRSRSFLEGIVRKLSLQLEVSRYSRSEIFDSVWVGIDAPIGDYEFRPKGDSYSLLFTDRMSAKTRIASGEISTLKETSLPGLTLLWSQDFLSGPRRIKFRVLRTRDAIDRIVDNLTVKTSGKDFTIMSVSLSGRDYEMITNTVNAIAQDFVEENSNTKRSRKGEVMELLEKQLETARREMVAAEANLRKFREANPTVGLPDAFSPPVTILDLKETEAELKSALLQARGLQDRYRITIDTMRIPVLNEMISFLNRYQTGTAEALGSELQGLIEESRRLRDQYSPLHPIVTQHREDVRNFGTKVTSALYDLMNQLSRRISENNTRIDKINSEIAKLPSKELHLSNLQRKYEVNSEIYANVLTRYNEAKIARAMEVGDVYVVDLAVVPEGSSDPKALFVLVGMGLFLGLLAGVGPVLVVDFFDQTARTEKDLRRMTDLLILEAVPVKGCWGKGRGTIEEKCIDTKLVAPDYSQNYVDETYRSLRTKILLSLHEEKRKRIIITSLNMGEGKSFTAANLAITMAQQRIPTLLLDGDLRRGIQHLHFGLEKQPGLSNILSDSSPLSASYLQPSIQSSHINYLSIIGSGSTVPNSAELINSLRFRELLEILSDNFEMIIMDTPPVAVTTDAVGVQDVIHKYMFVVRAGHTNISELNRKIKEFPGLRKKVLGLIFNGAPYRRTEYYQYASYKY